ACAGTCCCTCCGATTTCAACCGCAGAGAAGCCACAAGGGCGATATGCCCTCCCGCGCTGTCTCCGGCTAGGGTCAGCTTGTCCGGGTTCCCGCCCCAAGCGGACGCCTGCTCCTTAACGATCCGTATCGCTTTCACGGCATCGTCATGGGCGGCAGGATAACGATGCTCCGGTGCGAGCCGATAATGTACGGCTACAACCAGGCAGCGACCCTGGTTAGCCAACTGCCGCATCTGACGGTCATGCGTTTCGAGATCGCCGCTCACAAAGCAGCCACCGTGGAAATAAATCATCACGGGAAGATTACTCTCATCCTGCGGCCTGTAAATCCGCAGCTGCACCTCGTCAAAGTTAAAGTCTTCGATCCTCCAGACAGGCTCCGCCTCTCCGGCAAGATCAATTGTCGCCAAATAACCCTGGCGGCGTTCCTCAAAGGTTTGAAGCCTGGCCGACGGGCGGCCGGCGCGAATAAATTGTTCTACCGATTCCCTTATTCCGGGTTCTAAACGATCGAGTTCAGTCATCTATGTATGTTCCTCCCTTTCTTTTGCAATGATTAATTCTATCTCTATCATACACGAACCTATGTTTCCGTCACACCCAAAAAAAACGAGCAATAAACTTATCTGACATAAAGAAAGCAGCCCTTCATTATAATCAGGGCTGCTTCTTCAACATCAAGCTCCAATACTGCCGCTTATTCTCTTGAACAATACCGGACGAATCCACCAAATATAATACAATCCGCATGCCAGAAGGGCTCCAGCCGTCGCCAAAAAAGGAAGCTGATAGTTTTGTACGGACAAAATCAAGCCG
Above is a window of Paenibacillus uliginis N3/975 DNA encoding:
- a CDS encoding alpha/beta hydrolase, yielding MTELDRLEPGIRESVEQFIRAGRPSARLQTFEERRQGYLATIDLAGEAEPVWRIEDFNFDEVQLRIYRPQDESNLPVMIYFHGGCFVSGDLETHDRQMRQLANQGRCLVVAVHYRLAPEHRYPAAHDDAVKAIRIVKEQASAWGGNPDKLTLAGDSAGGHIALVASLRLKSEGLSWIQRLILIYPMLDANGSSKSYDQYGDDYIVTRDMLLSGFEAYFEGNTTPEHPEASPLYRDDLAGLPDTYILTAEFDPLVDEGEELYRRLLKAGVNAQCQRYLGVNHGFFQLGGISPAGRKAIGDVAALMRSW